A section of the Maniola jurtina chromosome 28, ilManJurt1.1, whole genome shotgun sequence genome encodes:
- the LOC123879430 gene encoding protein MEMO1, protein MSCRNASHAGSWYTENGSELSRQLDLWLSKADLTHGPARAIIAPHAGYSYCGACAAFAYRQVSPVVVKRIFILGPSHHVRLAGCALSSLDKYQTPLYDLTIDKQIYAELEATRQFEWMDVQTDEDEHSIEMHLPYIAKVMEEYKTGFTIIPILVGSLTPEKEAKYGAILAPYLADPQNLVVISSDFCHWGSRFRYTWRDPSRGRIHQSIEWLDKQGMDIIEKMEPSSFTDYLNKYNNTICGRHPIGVLLQAIAKLQSQSNAPRMSLKFLKYAQSSQCMTMQDSSVSYASASLVFE, encoded by the exons GCTCGGAATTATCCAGACAGTTAGATTTGTGGCTGTCTAAAGCCGACCTTACACACGGCCCGGCCAGAGCGATCATTGCACC TCACGCGGGATATTCGTACTGCGGCGCGTGCGCAGCTTTCGCCTATCGTCAAGTCAGTCCGGTCGTTGT caaacGCATATTTATCCTGGGTCCCTCTCACCACGTCCGTTTGGCCGGCTGCGCCTTGTCGTCTCTGGACAAATACCAGACCCCGCTCTATGACCTCACCATAGACAAACAGA TATATGCTGAACTAGAAGCGACCCGGCAGTTCGAATGGATGGATGTACAGACAGACGAAGACGAACATTCTATAGAGATGCATCTACCCTACATCGCCAAAGTTATGGAGGA gtACAAGACAGGTTTCACAATCATACCTATTTTAGTTGGTTCCCTCACTCCTGAAAAGGAAGCCAA ataCGGTGCAATTCTAGCCCCTTACCTGGCTGACCCTCAGAACTTAGTGGTTATATCGTCAGACTTCTGCCATTGGGGGTCAAGGTTCCGGTATACGTGGCGGGACCCCTCGCGCGGACGGATTCACCAGAGCATCGAGTGGCTGGATAAACAG GGTATGGACATAATAGAGAAAATGGAGCCAAGTTCCTTCACGGACTATCTCAACAAATATAACAATACGATATGCGGGCGACATCCCATCGGAGTGCTTTTACAG gCCATAGCCAAGCTGCAAAGTCAATCCAACGCGCCTCGGATGTCTCTGAAATTCCTCAAATACGCTCAATCTTCCCAATGCATGACCATGCAGGACTCTTCCGTGTCATATGCCAGTGCTTCCTTGGTTTTTGAATAG